Below is a window of Polyangiaceae bacterium DNA.
TCGGAGTCGCGGGTGCTCGTCGCGGGTGACACGGATTTCGCGAACTCGCTGCGCTTCCCGCCCGGCCGGCACCCGGGGATTCTCGTGTTGCGCCTGCCCAACGCGTGGTCGCCGGAACAACGGGCAACGCGCCTCATCGAGGCACTCGACCGTGCTCTGCTGGATCGCCTCGCCGGCTGCATCGTCATCGTCGAGCCCGCTCGCGTGCGCATCCTGACGCCGCGCTGAGCTCACTCTGCCTACCCGCGCACGAGCGCCGACCCCCCGAGCTCACCCGCCAGCGCGATCAGGATCTCGCGCGGGTCGCTGGTCTTCAGGGTGGGCAGCGCGGCGAGCGGGGTCTTGGCCGGCAGCATGCCGCGGAGCGCGGCGACGGCGGCGCGGGTCTGGGCCTCGCGGGCCGCGTATTCGTCGCGGTAGGCCGTGATCGCCTCGCCGAGCTCGGGCACGTCGCGGCCTTCGAGCGCGCCGACCCACGCCGGCGCGGCGCCGACGGCGCGGTTCAGGAGCACCGCGGAGGCCGAGAGCGAGCGCTCGCGGAGCTCGCCCACCAGGTACTCGGCGTCGTCCAGGGAGCTGCCGCTCGGGCCGGTCACGATCACGTAGCGCGTGCTGGGCAGGGCGATGCGCCGCTCGACGTTCTTCACCAGGTGGAGCCACTTCTCGCGGACGGGGAGGAACTCGGCGAAGAGCGCGGCGATGTCGCGGACGGCGACGACGCCGACCAGGTTCGAGACCAGGTGGCCGACGCGCTTCTTGCCCCAGGCGAGCAGGCCGCGATCGTCGGGGCGCTCGTCCAGGGTCGAGCCGGCGAGCCTGGCCAGGCCCACCATCCACTCGAGCGTCTTGGCCTCCAGCATGCGGCCGAGGCGCCCGGGGTAGTCCAGGAACTCGAGGGCGTGGCGCGAGGGGGCGGTGTCCAGCACGACCTCGTCGTAGCGGCCGGACTCGAGCTCGTGATCGATGAAGGCGACGCTGATCAGCTCGTGGACCCCGGCGAGGGCGTTGGACAGCTCCTTGTACATCCCGTTCTCGAACACGCGGGCGCGGGCGGCCGGGTCATCGAACAGCCAGCTCACGAACAGATCGACCGACTTGTGCGCGTCGGGCATGCGCGCGCAGAGCTCGGTGCCGTCGATGCGGATGGGGCAGCTCTCGATGCCGATCTGCACGCCGAGCGCGTCCGCGAGGCGGCGCGCGGGATCGACGGTGACCACGAGGGTGCGGCGGCCCTGGCGGGCGAGGGCGAGGGCGAGCGCGGCCGAGGTCGTCGTCTTGCCGACGCCGCCGCCACCCACCACCACCGTCAGCGCCGCGCTCATACCTCAGTCCTCGGGCTCGAGCTCCTCGAGCAGAGATACGTCGACCAGATCCTTCTTGCGCCCGGCAGCACGCTTGTTCGCCAGGAGCTCGGCGCGCCCGATCACGTACAGGGTGATGCCGTGGAAGTCGACCTGTTCGCGGCCTTGCCAGGCCTGGTCGAAGCTGACCCCGTCGATCCCCGTGAGGATGTCGATCCGCCACGGCTTGACGCCGAGCATGAAGACGCGGTCGGGAACGGCCAGCTCGCCCTCGTCCGCGATGCTGCCGCCGAAGCCGAAGCGCTCGAGCGCGCGGAGCACGCGCTCGGCGTTCTCGGGAGTCGGCTCGACGAAGACGTCGAGGTCCTCAGTGAGCCTCGCCTCGACGTGGTAGGCGAGGGCGTGCGCGCCAATCAGAAGAAATTTTGTGTTCTCCGAGAGAAGCGCGGACAAGAACTCTTTCCAGTCGCGGGGGATCGTCGTCATAGCCGAAATAGAGCCGCCTCAGCTCCTCCATCGCTTCGAACCGGGCCTGGCAGCTGCTCCGCTGGGCATCTTCGAGATCCGCGCGATCGGCATCTGCCAGGCGGGCGATGCGCACTACCTTGTCCACGGACGGGAGCCTAACACGAGCCCGCGGTCACGAGACTGCGCCCAGTGCCGGTCACGAGACTGCGCCCAGGTGCCGCCCCAGCTCCCGCGGGGTCGGATCGCGGAACAGCTCGGGGACCTGCACGATCTTGCCGGCGCCGATGCCGTCCAGGGCGGTCAGGGCCAGGAGCGCGTCGGCGCCCAGCTCGGCGTCCTCCGTGAGGGCGTGCGCCAGGGGCGCGAAGGCCGGATCGCGGGTGGCCGCGTGCTTCGCGTGCTCGAGCTCCGCCGGCGTGGGCCTGCGGGGCACGCGGTTCAGGACCAGGAGATCCGGCGCGCGCCCGAGCTCGTGGCTCAGGCGGAACACCAGCTCGCGGGTCTCCGACGCCACGACCGGCTCCGCCGTCGAGACCACGACCAGCGCGCTCTGCTCCGCGGCGAGCACCTCTTGCTGGATGGTCCGGCACATCTTGGCGGCGGGCCCGACCTTGAGGAAGCGCTCGGCGGCGGCGGGCACGCGCAGCCAGTCCACCGCGTGGCCCGTGGCCGGCAGATCGACGAACAGGCGAGCGCTCGGCTGCTCCGCGTGGAGCTGGCGCACGCGGTCGAGCGCCACCAGCTCGCGCACGGCGGGCACGGCCTGCACGACCTTCTTCAGCGTGCGCTGCTTGACCATCAGCTTGCCGAGCAGCCGGCTGCCCAGCATGGACGCGATGGCGCCGGCGAGCGCGTCCATGTACTCGACCACTTCGGTCGTCACGCCGTCGGTCTCGGGGCGGAGCGCCCGCGTGGCGCCGGCTGCGCCCTCGAACTCGACCAGGATGGCGCGTCCGCCGCGATCGGCCTCGGCGCGCGCCAGTGCCGCGGCCACGCTGCTCTTGCCCACGCCGCCCTTGCCGGTGACGAAGACGACGGGTTGTCGAGGGAGCCGCACGGCGCTCCCTTAACACGAAGGCCGGTGCCGGCGTGCGCGGGCCAACAGGAGCGCGAGCGCGAGGGCGCCGAACCCGGAGCTCTCGCTCCGCGGCAGCGTGCAGCCGCAGCCGCCGTCGTCGTCCGACTCGCCTTTGGTCGCGCCACCCGAGCCCGCCGCGCCGGCCGTGCCGGCGGCGCCGCCGCCCGCCGCGCCGGCGCCGCCGCTGCCGCCGCTGCCGCCGCTCCCCGCGCTGCCGCCGGTCCCGCCGCTCGACCCGCCCTGGAGCGGGTGCGGATACGGCGGCTCCGTGTAGTGCTTCTGCCACTTGCCCGCGGCGTCGCAGGCGTAGAGCACCCTCTCCGCCGTGTGGAAGAAGCCGTCGTGGGGCTTGCAGCTCGCCGGCAGCGCCGTGCCGACGGGGACGTCGTCGAAGTAGTCGCGGCCCGGCTCGAGCTGCGACACGTCTTCCCCGAAGTCCACGTCACAGCCGTTGCAGCCGCTCGAGCCCTCGCCGCCCTTGCGCGTGTTGCCCCACTCGTACCAGGGCGCGCGCTGCATCTGGGTGCCGAAGCCGGGCTGCATGTAGCAGGGGTAGCCGTCCGCAGCCGGGCCGTCCAAGTAGCCGTTGCACGTCTCACTGCTCGGGCAGTCGCCGTCGGCCGCGCAGAGCTCGAGCTTCGAGACCGAGCAGGTCTTCCACTTGCAGGTCGTGCCGGCGCCGATCTCGTCCACGCAGTCCTGATCGCTCTTGCAGTTGTAGGGGAAGTTGCCGCTTTGCAGGCTCCAGTCCTTGCCGATGTTGGAGCACATTCGGTACTGAGAGCCGTCGCAGGGCTGCCAGTGCTCGTTGCCTCCGGCGTCGGTCGGCGTGCGGTAAATGGCCAGATCGATGTGTGCGGCGCCGATCCAGATGTCGCCGCCGATGGTCCAGTCGTTGTCGTACAGGATGCCGGTGCCGCCGCGGAAATGCGCCAGGCGGCCCCAGGTCTTCGAGCTCCAGGCGGGGGCGTCGTCGTCCAACACGAACGAGTTCGAGTAGGCGATGACGCTGAAGATGCTCGCGCCGAAGCCCGAGTCGAGGCCGTGGCTGCCGAGCATCTGATTTCTGATCTTGTTCTTGCGCACGACCATGCGGCCGCCGTTCTCTCCGTCGAACGGGCGCCCCTCCCACGAGCCCGTGAAGGCGATGTCCGAGTCCTCGACGTAGACCGCCGCGAGGCCGCCGAGATCGAGCGGGCGCTTCCAGGCGGGGAATCCTTCGTCGTCCACGGTGACGAACTCGCTGGGGGTCGAGCCGGTGACGGTGACGTGATCGATGAGCCCGAAGGTCTGGCCGTAGGTGCGGAACAGCCGCGTGAACACGCCGGTCGTCTCGAAGCGCAGGTGGTGGAAGCGCCACTGGTCGCCGCCGCCCACGCCGATGATCGAGTCGCAAGTTCCCGTGCAGGTGGCGTCCGAGAGCTGGAGTTGGGAGATGGTGAGCCTCGTGCCGGGCTTGCCCGCGACGTCGAAGGCCTGCTCGCTCACGCGGATGCGCGTCGTGTCCTGGCTCTGGCCGACGATGTCGAGGGGAGCCAGGGTGCCGTCGACCTGCACCGCCTTCGACCACTGGCACGGAGCACCCGCCGGGTCCGGGATCTTCACCGTGCCGCCGTTCTGCGCGAGCGCCGCGTCCACCGCGGCTTGCACGGCGGCCTGCTCGCAGCTGTCGGCCTGGTAGCAGTCCTGCCCGCAGCTCACCGTGGCCGCGGCGGGCCGGCAGACCAGCAGGGCAGCGATGGCCGGGGCGAGCGCTCGACTCGGGTTCATGGCCAGCCATGCTAACCGAGTCGAGCCCGCGCCGGGAGCGCTCACGCCCCGGTGATGCCCCAGCGCACGCGCACCTCGACCGCGACGCTGCCGGTGCCGCGCTCGATGGGCATCCGCGCCACGTCGGCGCTCTCCAGTGGCATGGTAGGGACGGACTGGCTCACCGCGACCTCCTCGACCGTGATGGGCCTGCCCAGGCGGATCCCGGACAGGCGCGCCAGCTCGTCCGCGCGGCGCCGTGCGTCGGCCACCGCGCGCTCGCGGGCGTCGTCGCGGAGCTTCGCCGGATCGTCGAAGCCGAAGCGAATCCCCTGGACGCGCGTCGCGTTGCCGCCCGCGCTGGTGGCCGCGTCGATCAGCTGACCCACCGAGTCCAGATTGCGCGCCTTGACCGTGACGCTGGTCGTCACCGTGTAGCCGGCGATCCGCTCGCGGCCCGCGACGTGGTCGTAGCGCGGCGAAATGCTGAGGCTCGAGGTCTGTAGATCCTTCGCGTCCACGCCGTTCTGCTTCAGCGCGCCGAGCACCCGCTCAGCCGCTTTGGCCGCGCCGCTCCGCGCGGCGGCCACGTTCGCGGCGTCCACCTCGACGCCGACGTCGAAGTACGCGACGTCCGGCGCGGCGCTGGCCTCGCCGCGACCGGTCACGCTGACCCCCGCCTGATCGGGTGCGGCGAGCACCACCTGCGGAGACTGCGCGGGGGCCTGGGGGGCGGCGGTCTGCGTGCAGCCGGAGAGCGCGGCCAGGGAGACGACGAGCGAGCAAGCGAGCAAGCATTTGTTCATCACGAGTTCCTCCAGTTGGAAAGCTGCTCGGTGAGACGCCCCTCGAGCGTGGAAGATCTGCGGCGCGAACGCGGGCGGAGCCGGCTCTCCCGAGTGCGCAGAGCTCCGCGAGGGCTGAACGCGCGGCGGCTCCGCGCGCTTACGCCGGGCTCTCAAAAAACTCCGCGGAGCGACCGGTGCTTCGACTATGCTGTCGCCCTTCGGAGGGAAACATCGAATGGTACGTTCGTCTCGAATGACTGTTGGGCTCGGAATGGCTGTGGTCGTGGTCGCGCTCCTCGCGTGCAAGAAGAAGGAGGAGTCGTCGACCTCCGGGTCCACCAGCTCGGCGGCGAGCGGGGATTCCATCGGTGTGCCCGAGTGCGACGAGTACCTGACCAAGTACGAGGCGTGCTTGAAGGAGAAGGTGCCCGCCGTCGCGCGCCCGGCCCTGGAGGACGCGATGAAGAAGACGCGGGAGACCTACAAGAACCTCGCCGCGAACCCCACCACCAAGGCCGGCCTGCCCGCCTCGTGCAAGCAGGCGCTGGATGCCACCAAGACCGCGATGAGCAGCTACGGCTGCACCTGGTGAGTCAAGAGCTGTCGAAGAAACGACAGCTCTTTCACTTTGTCAGTCGGGGAGGCACGCGCCTCCCCGCCCCAACGAAGTGAATTCGTTGGGGCCCCACCCCACGCGAGCCGGCTTCGCCGGCTTTCGCGCAGACCTTCAACGCTCCTGCGGGAGCCAGCGGTAGTTGCGCTCCGAGCCGGTCACCTTTCCGATCGGCTCGAAGCGCAGCGACGCGTCGCCGCCGAGGGCGGCGTGCAGGCCGGCGGTGACCAGGATCTCGCCGGCCTTGGCGGTGTCCTCGCCGAGCTTGGCCGCCGCGTTGACCTCCTGGCCCCACACGTCTTCGTCGCCGATGCGCAGCACGCGCCCGAAGCCGATGCCGACGCAGAGCAGGATCTGATCCTCGGGCTTGCGGCGCTGGTTCACCTGCGCGCAGGCGCGTTGCATCGCGAGCGCGCAGTCCAGGGCGCGGTGCGGGCTGCGGAACAGCAGCATCAGGCTGTCGCCCTCGGTCTTGAGCAAGAGACCGTCGTGGTCGGCGATGACCGGCGCGAGCAGCTCTTGGTGCTCCCAGATCACCTGGAGGAAGTGGAGGATGCCGAACTCCTCCACGTTGCGGGAGAAGCCGGCGAGATCCGTGAACATCACCGCCCACTCCTCGCCGAACAGATCCCAGATCCGCTCGTCGATGCGCTCGACGTCGGCGCCCGTTCGTGCGCGTTCGGCGATCAGCTTCCAGAGGCGGGTGGCGCTCCGGCCGAGGTCCTTCTGGTCCATCGACCCGAGGGTAATCCCGACACGGCGCGCCCGTCGACGCCGCCGGCGATCCGCGCTTACCTTGCGGTCATGTCGTTCTCGCGCATCGGGTCTCTCGGCCTCGTCCTCGCCGTGCTCGTGTCCTGCCTGCTGCCGCTCCGCGACGCGAGCGCTTGCGGGATGTTCGTGCCGAACCTCAAGGTCAAGGCGCCGCCGAGCATGGAAGAGGAGCGCACGCTCATCCTGTGGGACGCCTCGACGCGCCGGCAGCACTTCGTGCGCGAGGTGCGCTTCACCAACACCGGCGAGCTGCCCTTCGGCTTCATCGTCCCGACGCCTGCGCGCCCCGAGGTGAACGACGTGAAGAACCCGCCGTTCGACGCGCTCGAGGCGCGCTTTCCGCATACGCTGCTCGACACGCCTGCCGACGGCCTGGGCGCTCCGGGGAGCAAGGGCGGGGGTGAGGGTTTCGGGCGCGGCATCGCGGCGGGCGGGGCGCCGCCGGTTCAGGTGCTGGAGAAGAAGCGCATCGGCGACTTCCAGAGCTTCGTGCTCTCGGCGACGGACGCGAAGGCGCTGGGGGACTGGCTGAAGAAGAACCAGTTCAAGGCCAGCGCCGCCGGTCAGAAGTGGATCGAGCGCTACGTGAAGCTCGGCTTCTTCTTCGTGGCGCTGCGCTACGAGGGCAAGAAGCAGAAGGTGGACGAAGGTCGAGCGCTGGTCAGTCGGGCCGTGCGCTTCTCCTTCGACAGCCCCTTGCCGTATTACCCCTACGAAGAGCCCGAAGACGCGCCCGAGCAGCGCGGGCGCGAGCTCCAGGTCTGGCTGGTGACGCAGGGTTTCCACGTGCCGCTCGCGCCGGTGGCCGGGAACATCCGGCGGCCCTGGAGCGAGGGGGTGCGCTACGAAGGCGAGATCGCGAGCGCGCTGGGGGAGGAGCTCGGCGCGCTCGTGCCGGCGGGCGCTCGTCTCTCGACCTTCGGTGACTGGAAAGAGCACCGGCGCGGCTTCGGCGATCTGGTGCTGGTGCCCGCCGAGGCCGAAGGCTGCGACGCGGCGTGCGTCAGCGCCCGGCGTCCGTTGATGGCGCTCCTCGACCCGACGCTCGGCAGCGCCCCGAGCATGGACGCGGCGGCGCTGTTGGTGCCGCCCCCCGCGCCACGCGCGCCGCGGAAGAGCGCGCCTCGAAGCCAGACCCCCGCCATCGCCACGGGCTCGCCGTTCGGGAACAGCCTGACGCTCGGCTCCGGCATCGGCTGCGGTCTCGGCCGGGGCGGCGCGGATCCGGCGTTTCTGCTCGTCGCGCTCGCCGCCCTCGGCGTGGCGCGCCGTACGCGCCGGCGCTCGGTCACTCTGCTCGCCCTCGGCTCGAGCGTCGCCTTCGGCTTCGCCTGCGCGTCGCCGCCGCCCCCGCCGCCGCCCCCGCCGCCGCCCGCGACGGCCAGCGCGGTGGCCACCGGCAGCCCGAGCGTCGTCGCCGAGCCGGCGCCGGAGCTGGTGCTCCCGGGCAAGCTCGAAGAGTACGCGCTGCCGGCGGACGCGGCCGAGCGCCAGAAAGCGGTGATGCGCCTGCTCGCGGGTCACCACGACGACAAGCTGATCCCGGTCTGGTCCACTCCCGGCGAGCGCGGAATCGGCCACGCCCGGCACACGGCGTCGAACGCGCTCGGTGACCCCGGCGAGATCGAGCAACGCTGCGCCGCCGACCCGCGCGTGGAGGGTACGCTGAGCTACGTCGTGGACAGCGACGAGACCGGCGCGACGCGGGCCTTGGTCAAGGGCCCGCTGCCCGCGCCCGTCTTGGCCTGCGTGGAGTCGATGCTCGTGAGCGCGGGACCCCGCATCGGGCGCGGCGTCGATCGAGGTTTCCTGTCGCTCGGCGCGCTCGGCCCCGACGTCGTGTCGCTGCGCCACCGCATCAAGGATGCGAGGCTGGTCTCGGTCCGACCCCAGTCAGGTTTCAGCGTGAAGCGCGTGGCCTCGACGGTGACCGCGGGGTTGCCGCCTGCGGTGGTGGAGCGAGTCCTGCGCGCGAACTTCGGGCGCTTCCGCTTCTGCTACGAGCGCGACCAGCACCCCGCGCCGAAGGGCTCCGTGACCTTGAAGTTCGGCATCGGCGCGGGCGGCAACGTGACCAGCATGGCCGCCACCACCGCCGACGTCGCCAGCACCACCGGGATCTGCATCGGCAACGCGGTCCGCGGGATCGGGTTCCCGGCGCCGGAGGGCGGCAGGAGCGTCAGCGTCAGCTACACCATGGGCTTCGAGCGAGTGAAGTGAAGAGAGGCGAGGGGCGACCCCGGCCGTGATACTGTTCCAGTGTGGACGCGCTGGACGACGCGCTGCGCGTGATCGCGAGCCTGAACTCTGCGGGCGTCGACTACGTCGTCGTCGACGGCGTCGCCATGAACGTGCACGGACTGGTGCGCGCCACCGAAGATCTGGACGTCTTCATCCGACCCGACGGCGAGAACGTCGAGCGGCTCAAGCAGGCGCTGAGAGCGCTGTGGACCGACCCCAGCATCGACGAGATCACCGCCGCCGACCTGTGCGGTGAGTACCCCGTGGTCCGTTACGGTCCGCCCGAAGGGTCGCTGTACCTCGACATCATCGCGCGCCTCGGGGAGGTCACGAGCTTCGCGGATCTCGAGGCCGAGGAGCATCGGATCGAGACCGTGAGCGTCCGTGTCGCGACGCCACGCACGCTCTACCGGATGAAGAGAGGAACCGTCCGTCCCATCGACCACGCGGATGCCGCCGCGCTCCGCGCCGCGTTCGACCTCGAGGACGAGGAGAAGGAGCCATGCCGGTCTTCAAGTACCGCTCCGCCGAAGAAGTACCCCGCCCCGGGGTTGTCGACCGCGAGAACCTCGCGGCGCGGATCCGAGCTTTGTGGACGCGCTCGTTCCTCTTCGCGCGACCGACCTTTTCCCGCGGCGTGGAGCGCTTCCGCAGCATCGAAGACGCGAACGCCGCACGCACGCGGGCAACTGTGACGCGGGTGCGTCGCTTGCGCGCGGATGGATCCTGAGTCCGGGTCCGACCGCGCGCCTCGGCGGCGTCACAAGAGGCCCAAGACGTCCAGGTGTGCGCCCACGCTGGCCCGCGTCACCGCGGTCATGAAGCCAAAGTCGAGCAGGCTCGGCACGTCGTCGCCGGCGGAGCAGTGATACTGCGCGTAGCGGAAGTTGCTGGTGTCCGTGACCATCAGCGCCGGATAGCCCTGCTGCCAGAAGGCGGCGTGATCCGAGCGGCTCAGATCCGAGAGCAGCGGGCTCGCGGCCTGCGCCTGGGTCAGCATCAGGGTCACGGCAGGCGGCCCGGCGGCGGCGGCGCGCGCACCGAACGCCTTGGCCAGCGGCGCCGCGCTGTCGATGCTGACGATGGCGACGAAGTCGGCTCTGAGATCGTTGGCCTCGATCTTGGCGTATTCGTCGGCGAAGAGCAGGTCGAAGCCGGCGGGGACGGACTGCGTGTTGGGCGCGTCGCTCTTGTAGCCGATCATCTCGAGCGAGGTCATGCCGACGATGGTGTCGCCCTGGGACTTGGCGCGGGCGGCGTAGGCCTTGGCGCCGATCAGGCCGTCCTCCTCCTCGTCCCAGCAGGCGAGCACCAGCGTGCGGGCGAGCTTGGCCTTCTCGAGCACGCGTGCGGTCTCGAGCACGGCGGCCACTCCTGTCGCGTTGTCGTCGGCCCCCGGGCAGTCCGCGATGTGGTCGTAGTGCGCCGAGACGATGACCTGCTCGGCAGGCTGGCTCAGGCCGGCGCGTTTGCCGATCACGTTGACGCCGGTCGCGTACTTCTGGCGCTCGACCTCGAAGCCGTATTGCTCGAAACGACTCGCGCAGAGATCTTGCACCGCCTGCCAGTGACCGCTCTTCGGGGGACGCGGGGCGGCGATGAAGGTCACGTCCGCCTGCAGCCGGGATTGGTCCACGCAGGCCATCGCCGCGTCGGCGCTCGCGCCGCACGAAGAGCCGCCGGAGCCGCCGGAGCCGCCGGTGCCGGTCGCGCCCCCGCTGGCGGTGCTCTTGGCGCTCTCTTCGGAGCCGCAGGCCGCAGCGTTCGCGACGACGAGGCAGAAGAGCCAGCAGGTCAGGAGGCGCACGCGCATGAGGAAGAAGGTACCACGCCGCGCTCAGACCGCGTCGAGCGCTTGCGACAGATCCGCGATCAAGTCCTCCGGGTGCTCCACCCCGATGCTCAAGCGCACCATGTTCTCGCCGATGCCCATGCGAGCGCGCTCGTCGGGGGGGATGTCGGAGTGGGTCATGCTGGCGGGGTGCTCGGCCAGGGACTCGGTGCCGCCGAGGCTGACCGCCAGGCTGAAGAGCTGGAGCGCGTTCAAGAAGCGGAACGCCTCGGCCTCCCCACCGTACACGGAGAAGCTCACCATTCCGCCCGGCGCGACGCACTGGCGCTTGTAGATGGCGTGGTCCGGATCGTTTTCGCCCAGGTGGCCGAGGAAGTGGACCTTCTCGACCTTGGGGTGGTCGGCGAGGAAGTCCGCGACGTAGCGCGCGTTCTTCATCTGGCTGGTCATGCGGAGCTTCAGGGTCTCCAGGCTTCGCAGCAAGAGCCAGCCGGTCCAGGGCCCGCTCATCGTGCCGAGGAACGTGCGCATCGCGCGGACCTCTTGCATCAGCGTCTTTTCGCCCAGGCACACCCCGGCGATCACGTCGCTGTGACCGCCGATGTACTTGGTGGCCGAGTACAGCACCAGATCCGCGCCGTGCTTGAGCGGGTGCTGCCAGAGCGGTCCCAGGAACGTGTTGTCCACCGCGACCAAGACCCGCCGCGACTCGTTCGAGTGCGCCCGGGCGATGGCCGCGCAGGCGGCGATGTCCACCAGCGCGTTGGTGGGGTTCGCCGGCGTCTCGACGTAGATCATGCGCAACTTCTCGGCGCGGCCGCTGGCCGCGAGCTGGCTCTCGATCTCCTGCGTGGTGCAGCCGGCTCGGAAGCCCAGCGCCTGGATGCCGAACTTCGAGAGCACGTGCTTGAACAGGTAGTCCGTGCCCCCGTAGAGCGGCTCGCTGTGCAAGATCACGTCACCCGGGGCGAGGAGCGCGAACAGCGAGGTGCTGATGGCGGCCATCCCCGACTCGAAGACCGCCGCGCTCTCCGCGTCGTCCCAGAGCGTCAGGCGATCCTCCAGGATCTCCAGGTCCGGGTTGTTCAGCCGCGAGTAGATCAGGCCCAGGCTCTCGTTGCCCCGCGGCGCGCGCAGCCCGTACGCCAGCTCGAAGAAGCTCTTGCCCTCCTCCGCGCTCTTGAACACGAAAGTGCTGGTCTGGAAGATGGGACACTTGAGCGAGCCCTCGCTGAGCTTCGGATCGTAGCCGTAGCTCGACATCAGGCTCTCGGGGCGCAGCGCCTTGCCTTGGATGAACGCCTCGGGCTTCTTCGCGGAGGTCATGCCTCGACGCGTGCCACGGCGTCCGAGCGGGCGCCATGACGAGGGCGCGACGCTCCGCGCAGGACCTGCGGGCGGTCACTTCTTGCCGAGCTGGCGGGTGAGCGCGGCGACGTCGGTCAAGGACCAGACCTCCGCGATCTTGCCGCCCTCCAGCCGGTACACCGCGAAGTTGGCCGCCTTCACCGTGCGCCCCGTGGGCTTGATGCCGGCGAACTCCCCCTTGTGCGTCCCTTCGATGGTCACGCGGGCGGCGAGGCGGTCTTTGTCCTGCACGACCTCGTCCACCGTCAGCTTCACGTCGGGGAACGCGGCGATCAGGTTCTTCGCCAGATCTTTCAGGTAAGCGGTCCCTTCACCGCCCTCGGCGTCCGGCGCCACGCTGTGGATCTTCACGCTGGGCGAGAAGAACTGGTCGATCGCCTCCGGGTCGTGCTTGTTGTAGACGGCCTCGATGTACGCTCGGTAGTCGAAGCTCTGCGCCGATTTCTCTTCGGACGCCGACTGCCCGTCCGACACCTGCGGCAGCGGCTTGCACCCCCCGAGCAACGAGAGCGATAGGCCCACGAGCAGTCCGGCACGCGTCATCGTGGCCTCGACGCTCGCACGAACGCTGGGGCCACGGCAAGGTCGCGCCCTAGCGT
It encodes the following:
- a CDS encoding M20/M25/M40 family metallo-hydrolase produces the protein MRVRLLTCWLFCLVVANAAACGSEESAKSTASGGATGTGGSGGSGGSSCGASADAAMACVDQSRLQADVTFIAAPRPPKSGHWQAVQDLCASRFEQYGFEVERQKYATGVNVIGKRAGLSQPAEQVIVSAHYDHIADCPGADDNATGVAAVLETARVLEKAKLARTLVLACWDEEEDGLIGAKAYAARAKSQGDTIVGMTSLEMIGYKSDAPNTQSVPAGFDLLFADEYAKIEANDLRADFVAIVSIDSAAPLAKAFGARAAAAGPPAVTLMLTQAQAASPLLSDLSRSDHAAFWQQGYPALMVTDTSNFRYAQYHCSAGDDVPSLLDFGFMTAVTRASVGAHLDVLGLL
- a CDS encoding adenylate/guanylate cyclase domain-containing protein; the protein is MDQKDLGRSATRLWKLIAERARTGADVERIDERIWDLFGEEWAVMFTDLAGFSRNVEEFGILHFLQVIWEHQELLAPVIADHDGLLLKTEGDSLMLLFRSPHRALDCALAMQRACAQVNQRRKPEDQILLCVGIGFGRVLRIGDEDVWGQEVNAAAKLGEDTAKAGEILVTAGLHAALGGDASLRFEPIGKVTGSERNYRWLPQER
- a CDS encoding DUF5615 family PIN-like protein, with product MRGAADSAVAARAASESRVLVAGDTDFANSLRFPPGRHPGILVLRLPNAWSPEQRATRLIEALDRALLDRLAGCIVIVEPARVRILTPR
- a CDS encoding AAA family ATPase gives rise to the protein MSAALTVVVGGGGVGKTTTSAALALALARQGRRTLVVTVDPARRLADALGVQIGIESCPIRIDGTELCARMPDAHKSVDLFVSWLFDDPAARARVFENGMYKELSNALAGVHELISVAFIDHELESGRYDEVVLDTAPSRHALEFLDYPGRLGRMLEAKTLEWMVGLARLAGSTLDERPDDRGLLAWGKKRVGHLVSNLVGVVAVRDIAALFAEFLPVREKWLHLVKNVERRIALPSTRYVIVTGPSGSSLDDAEYLVGELRERSLSASAVLLNRAVGAAPAWVGALEGRDVPELGEAITAYRDEYAAREAQTRAAVAALRGMLPAKTPLAALPTLKTSDPREILIALAGELGGSALVRG
- a CDS encoding nucleotidyl transferase AbiEii/AbiGii toxin family protein, which translates into the protein MTTIPRDWKEFLSALLSENTKFLLIGAHALAYHVEARLTEDLDVFVEPTPENAERVLRALERFGFGGSIADEGELAVPDRVFMLGVKPWRIDILTGIDGVSFDQAWQGREQVDFHGITLYVIGRAELLANKRAAGRKKDLVDVSLLEELEPED
- a CDS encoding DUF2330 domain-containing protein — its product is MSFSRIGSLGLVLAVLVSCLLPLRDASACGMFVPNLKVKAPPSMEEERTLILWDASTRRQHFVREVRFTNTGELPFGFIVPTPARPEVNDVKNPPFDALEARFPHTLLDTPADGLGAPGSKGGGEGFGRGIAAGGAPPVQVLEKKRIGDFQSFVLSATDAKALGDWLKKNQFKASAAGQKWIERYVKLGFFFVALRYEGKKQKVDEGRALVSRAVRFSFDSPLPYYPYEEPEDAPEQRGRELQVWLVTQGFHVPLAPVAGNIRRPWSEGVRYEGEIASALGEELGALVPAGARLSTFGDWKEHRRGFGDLVLVPAEAEGCDAACVSARRPLMALLDPTLGSAPSMDAAALLVPPPAPRAPRKSAPRSQTPAIATGSPFGNSLTLGSGIGCGLGRGGADPAFLLVALAALGVARRTRRRSVTLLALGSSVAFGFACASPPPPPPPPPPPATASAVATGSPSVVAEPAPELVLPGKLEEYALPADAAERQKAVMRLLAGHHDDKLIPVWSTPGERGIGHARHTASNALGDPGEIEQRCAADPRVEGTLSYVVDSDETGATRALVKGPLPAPVLACVESMLVSAGPRIGRGVDRGFLSLGALGPDVVSLRHRIKDARLVSVRPQSGFSVKRVASTVTAGLPPAVVERVLRANFGRFRFCYERDQHPAPKGSVTLKFGIGAGGNVTSMAATTADVASTTGICIGNAVRGIGFPAPEGGRSVSVSYTMGFERVK
- a CDS encoding SIMPL domain-containing protein (The SIMPL domain is named for its presence in mouse protein SIMPL (signalling molecule that associates with mouse pelle-like kinase). Bacterial member BP26, from Brucella, was shown to assemble into a channel-like structure, while YggE from E. coli has been associated with resistance to oxidative stress.); the protein is MNKCLLACSLVVSLAALSGCTQTAAPQAPAQSPQVVLAAPDQAGVSVTGRGEASAAPDVAYFDVGVEVDAANVAAARSGAAKAAERVLGALKQNGVDAKDLQTSSLSISPRYDHVAGRERIAGYTVTTSVTVKARNLDSVGQLIDAATSAGGNATRVQGIRFGFDDPAKLRDDARERAVADARRRADELARLSGIRLGRPITVEEVAVSQSVPTMPLESADVARMPIERGTGSVAVEVRVRWGITGA